The genomic segment TGATTGGAGGCATGGTGGCTGTTATACTAGATACAAGTAGATAGACTTTCAGCCCGAAAGTATCATTACAAGCTATACTGATAATTGGAGGaatatcacaaaaaaaatgtgcaatgaGATTAGAGCTACAAAAAGTCAAACTAAAAAGCAAATTGCAGGCAACAAAGGAAATCACAACCCCAAAACTCCAAGAAAGAAGAGTTAACTGATAACAGAGCCTGGTGGTCACCACAGTGGTGTATCTGAGGGGGTGACATATGGCCATATATCGGTCAAAGGCCATCACTGTGAGTAAGACACATTCACAAACTGCAGGCATGAGAAAGGCAAACAACTGAACAGAACATCCAATGAAGGAGATGGTCCGTCCAATGGGGAAGAAGCTTTCTAGAGCCTTAGGAACTGTAGAATTGATGGTACAAATCTCAACAAACGATAAAGCCCTCAAGAAGAAATACATGGGAGAATGGAGGTGAGGACTGCGAGTGATGGTCACAATGATTAGGCCATTACCAATCATCGAGAGAAGGTAAGAAAGAAAGAAGAACAAGAAGAGAGAGACCTGAAATGTAAGAGACAGATCCGAGAACCCAAGAAGAAGGAACGTTGTCACATTTCTGGGGGTCTTTTTGTTCATTGTTTCAGTCCCGTTGGCTTCCTCTTGGTGATCCCACTAATTCCAGGTAGAAATCAGCAGATGTTATATGTTCTTCAGCTTCTAATGGAAGACCATGAATAGACTGGACACAAATCTGATGGGAACAGAAGGAGGGAAAATAATgatgaccagaggagaagacaggAATTCTGAACACAATACAGACAACGCTGGGAGTAGTGAAAGGTCCAATGAGGACTGGAGCTATAGTGGTGAGTATTATCTATGGTTACTATATGCATTTCACTTTGCTGGCAGCATCTAGTTTCTTgccctgttatatatatatatatatatatatatatatatatatatatatatatatatatacatacatacaggagaGGTAACGTATAATttaatcacatatatatatatatatatgtgattaaATTATACGTTACCTCTCCGGGGATGTTTATACCAGTGAGatatatgaaaaataatataaaaaataataaacaggatagatacatatatattacagtatattaaaaataagaataaacaggatagatacatatatattacagtataatataaataAGAATATACAGGATAGATACAAATATATTACACTATAATGTAAATAAGAATATGcaggatagatacatatatattacagtataatataaataagaatatacaggatagatagggacccccttgatcttgcacgcagcacccctttaaaatcagtccccggagcatgttcacttagggtctgattactggcgatcacgggggccagagcattgtgacgtcacagccccgccccgtgtgacatcatgctccgcccctcaatgcaagcctatgggagggggggtgacagcTGTGTAAATATTACAGTATATTGCATGATTATAAATAACATATGGAGTGAATGGGTGCGTCCACATGGTGATCTACAACTTGCATCTTAAGTAAATGCTGTTGCAACGAAAGTCCATGACTAAAACAAGTTCAAAATAGCACACCTATACAACATAATGATGTGCACTGTTACCTAAATTCTGAACTGTGATATCCAAGGAATCCATTAATACTAATGGAGTACTGGTGGTTGATTTAGACagaatggcccacatttatcattgtaggtgtaagtgaagcatttatcattgtaggtgtaagtgaagcatttatcactgtaggtgtaagtgaagcatttatcagtgtaggtgtaagtgaagaatttatcattgtaggtgtaagtgaagcatttatcattgtaggtgtaagtgaagaatttatcattgtaggtgtaagtgaagcatttatcattgtaggtgtaagtgaagcatttatcagtgtaggtgtaagtgaagaatttatcattgtaggtgtaagtgaagcatttatcattgtaggtgtaagtgaagaatttatcattgtaggtgtaagtgaagcatgtatcattgtaggtgtaagtgaagcatttatcattgtaggtgtaagtaaagcatttatcattgtaggtgtaagtgaagaatttatcattgtaggtgtaagtgaagcatgtatcattgtaggtgtaagtgaagcatttatcattgtaggtgtaagtgaagcatttatcattgtaggtgtaagtgaagcatttatcaatgtaggtgtaagtgaagcatgtaTTGTTGTAggtataagtgaagcatttatcattataggtgtaagtgaagcatttatcattgtaggtgtaagtgaagcatttatcattgtaggtgtaagtgaagcatttatcattgcagatgtaagtgaagcatttatccatttatcactgtaggtgtaagtgaagcatttatccttgcagatgtaagtgaagcatttatccatttatcactgtaggtgtaagtgaagcatttatcattgtcggtgtaagtgaagaatttatcattgtaggtgtaagtgaagcatttatcattgtaggtgtaagtgaagcacttatcattgtaggtgtaagtgaagaatgtatcattgtaggtgtaagtgaagaatttatcattgtaggtgtacgtgaagcatttatcattgtaggtgtaagtgaagcatttatcattgtaggtgtaagtgaagcatttatcattgtaggtgtaagtgaagcatttatcattgtaggtgtaagtgaagcatttatcattgtaggtgtaagtgaagcatttatcattgtaggtgtaaatgaagcatttatcattgtagatgtaagtgaagtattGATCATTGTagtgtaggtgaagcattttttgtgGGGTTtctagccaccatgtgaaatagattttttttatttttttggttactttagtgcagtggtcttcaacctggggacctccagatgttgcaaaactacaattcccagcatgcccggacagccgttggctgtccgggcatgctgggagttgtagttttgcaacatctggaggtccgcaggttggagaccactgctttagtgcttacaattcctgaacctgtgcggccatgtccgatgttggctcaacggagggtgaaggttcctcagagacaacaatGTCGCaagatagtattgagcagcccgttttaatgtattttgacgcctttacattttctgacattgctaagtgtgttttccatgtgcaaaatttcttggcggtgatttgcgcccaaaaaaaaaaaaaaaaaagactaaaggcgcaaaattgcgccaaagatcgattggcacaaatgatgaattactgactaaagttaaaatcacacacaggaccgtgtgattttgagaaagttgtaaaaatgactgtggagaagatgcgccaaactttggcacaaaaagacactgcgccaaagtattgggccaaagttacatgaaaaaaaaaacatgtaaatcctttgataaataccccaaaTAGACTTATAAGTATAGTGGAAATCCTAAATAGATAACCAAGTTTAAACAGGTTCAACTAAGGAACGGACACTGATACACGCATGAGAATGTGAATTATCGCCTTCGATTACAATAATTATCGGACACTGAAGTAcgtaagtgaaagtaaatcaatcAACATAATCGGAGGCGCAGGATTGGGGATCGCTAAAACgcatgataatatgaacaaacgCCCTGGACTACAAAACATATTAAACACTGAATTTGTACAAGCTAAACATTAACACATTCGGTAATACGAGACTACGGACATCAAATACCGCATGAGAATGTGAATTAATATtgggagctatatatatatatatatatatatatatatatatatatatataccggcgaAAATGCAAAAAGACTCTGTATTATCAAGGACTCACATGCATTAGTGTCTGGAAAGTAGATACAGAAATTAACTCTTAATTGTATGACCATCAATGTGaacagtgtacaattttgtatggGGTCATAAACGTGGAAGTATGTTTAGGAACCATGAAGATTGATACGTCTAACAATATGGAAAAGGTCTGAATAACGAATGgactttgttttttgtgtgacggTATTACTCTGTCACAACTGTAGAATAAAAGACTCTTGGACACTGGTGGCGGTCATTTGCTAAGtgtattttttattcattgttaAATATTTTAATAGAATAAAAGTCAAGCTTTAAAGGTTCAcgatcattttttcatttttttcatagacacatatatattacagtataatataaataagaatatacaggatagatacatatacattacagtataatataaataagaatatacaggatagatacatatatattacagtataatataaataagaatatacaggataaatacaaatatatatatatatatatatatataaatatatatatatatattacagtataatataaataagattatatgagatagatacatatattacactataatataaataagaatatacaggatagatacaaatatattacagtataatataaataagaatatacaggatagatacaaatatattacagtataaaataaataagaatatacAGGATAGATACATATAGattacagtataatataaataagaatatacaagatagatacatatatattacagtataatataaataataatatacaggagagatacatatatattacagtataatataaataatcatatacaggagagatacatatatattacagtataatataaataagaatatacaggatagatacatatattacactataatataaataagaatatacaggatagatacatatatattacactataatgtaaataataatatacaggagagatacatatatattacagtataatataaataatcatatacaggatagatacatatattacactataatataaataagaatatacaggatagatacatatgtattacagtataatataaataagaatatacaggatagatacatatatattacagtatattataaataagaatatacaggatagatacatatattacactataatataaat from the Hyla sarda isolate aHylSar1 chromosome 8, aHylSar1.hap1, whole genome shotgun sequence genome contains:
- the LOC130285394 gene encoding olfactory receptor 5V1-like, with product MNKKTPRNVTTFLLLGFSDLSLTFQVSLFLFFFLSYLLSMIGNGLIIVTITRSPHLHSPMYFFLRALSFVEICTINSTVPKALESFFPIGRTISFIGCSVQLFAFLMPAVCECVLLTVMAFDRYMAICHPLRYTTVVTTRLCYQLTLLSWSFGVVISFVACNLLFSLTFCSSNLIAHFFCDIPPIISIACNDTFGLKVYLLVSSITATMPPIILIFCSYTKILTSIFSLRSAESRRKAFSTCGSHLVSVIIYFGTVMVVHFRLDNPFSSYDDRMLAISYCVIIPTINPLIYSLKNSEIKEAIRKLHLRMRPS